A genomic region of Nostoc sp. UHCC 0702 contains the following coding sequences:
- a CDS encoding glycosyltransferase family 2 protein, with protein sequence MLSSDITSLILTYNEAPNIRRTLQSLTWAKSIVVIDSFSTDETLEILHCYSQVQVFQRQFDSFASQCNYGLAKIASEWVLSLDADYVLTDELINEIKTLPIESDADSYSVRFKYCIFGKPLRGTLLPPRKVLYKKQKAIYKDDGHAHRVWVGGKSSMLSGYIHHDDRKPLSRWLWAQDRYMVIEAKKILETTENELSFSDRIRKQKILAPLIILVYCLILKGGILDGWHGWYYALQRVLAEILLAIRLLELEKLEQTNM encoded by the coding sequence ATGTTATCGTCAGACATAACTTCACTAATCCTTACTTACAACGAAGCTCCAAATATTCGTCGCACTCTCCAGAGTCTCACCTGGGCAAAGTCAATTGTGGTAATTGATAGTTTTAGTACCGATGAAACTTTAGAGATTTTACACTGCTATTCGCAAGTACAAGTTTTTCAAAGGCAATTTGATTCCTTTGCATCTCAGTGTAATTATGGTTTAGCAAAAATTGCATCCGAATGGGTGCTTTCTCTGGATGCTGATTATGTCTTAACTGATGAGCTAATTAATGAAATTAAAACACTGCCAATAGAGTCTGATGCAGACAGCTACAGTGTCAGATTCAAGTATTGTATCTTTGGTAAACCTTTGCGTGGTACTCTACTTCCGCCCCGAAAGGTACTCTATAAAAAACAAAAAGCGATTTACAAAGATGATGGACATGCCCATCGGGTTTGGGTGGGGGGTAAATCGAGTATGCTATCTGGTTATATTCATCATGACGATCGCAAACCCCTAAGCCGCTGGTTGTGGGCACAGGATCGCTACATGGTGATTGAAGCTAAAAAAATACTAGAAACTACAGAAAATGAACTTAGTTTTAGCGATCGCATTCGTAAACAAAAAATCCTGGCACCCTTGATCATTTTAGTTTACTGTCTGATTCTCAAAGGCGGTATTCTTGATGGTTGGCATGGTTGGTACTATGCACTCCAGCGCGTTTTAGCAGAAATTTTACTAGCAATTAGACTATTGGAGTTAGAAAAATTAGAGCAAACAAATATGTAA
- a CDS encoding carbamoyltransferase: MNILGINAYHGDASASLIQNGQLVAAVEEERFNRVKHWAGFPAESIRYCLKVGGISAADLDHVAVSFNPKANLNRKLLFTLQQRPSLSSLLDRFNKQSKSGSLQQQLADACYCQPQDIKATIHSLEHHTTHLASAFFISPFEKAAILSVDGMGDFVSTLAAAGEGNHLEYFSRTHYPHSIGYLYNAITLYLGFPAYGDEYKVMGLAPYGEPEYLEAFRKIIYPKDDSFELNLDYFTHHEQGIAMKWDDGAPRVEPFHSPELEKLLGSARQPNSEVTPKHQNIAASVQAVTEEIIFHLLNRLSDRAQSENLCLAGGVAMNSVANGKITQNTPFKNIYIPVGAADNGTSIGAAFFVWNHVLKQPRQFVLNHAYWGSEFSDEECLLSLQSHDLQPKHLEREALLHQVVDTLCEGKVVGWFQGRMEFAARALGNRSLIADPRRVDMRDIINLKIKFREKFRPFAPSILEEKVGEYFEIDEPAPFMEKVFKIRPEKREQIPAVTHVDGTGRLQSVSRETNPLYWDLINTFAQRTGIPIILNTSLNENEPIVRTPTEAIQCFLRTHMDALVLGSYYIERKDIKSS; the protein is encoded by the coding sequence ATGAACATCTTAGGAATCAATGCTTACCACGGTGATGCCTCTGCTAGCTTGATCCAAAATGGTCAGCTGGTTGCCGCAGTTGAAGAAGAACGGTTTAATAGAGTCAAACATTGGGCTGGATTTCCCGCAGAATCCATCCGCTATTGCCTGAAAGTTGGTGGTATTAGTGCCGCAGACTTGGATCATGTAGCAGTATCCTTTAACCCCAAAGCCAACCTGAATCGTAAACTCCTGTTCACCCTGCAACAACGTCCCTCTCTATCGTCACTGCTAGATAGATTCAACAAACAGAGTAAATCTGGCAGCCTCCAGCAGCAGTTAGCAGATGCCTGCTACTGTCAACCGCAAGACATCAAAGCCACTATCCATTCACTGGAACACCACACAACTCACCTCGCCAGTGCCTTCTTTATTTCCCCTTTTGAAAAAGCAGCTATATTATCCGTGGACGGCATGGGAGACTTTGTGAGTACGCTTGCTGCTGCTGGTGAAGGCAACCATCTAGAGTATTTCTCTCGCACTCACTATCCTCACTCTATCGGTTATCTTTACAATGCCATTACTCTCTACTTGGGCTTTCCCGCCTATGGAGATGAATATAAAGTCATGGGATTGGCACCTTACGGAGAACCAGAATATCTCGAAGCTTTCCGCAAAATTATTTATCCCAAAGATGATAGTTTTGAGTTGAACCTGGATTACTTTACTCACCATGAGCAAGGCATTGCCATGAAATGGGACGATGGAGCGCCTAGGGTTGAACCCTTCCACAGCCCAGAATTAGAAAAATTATTGGGGTCAGCACGACAACCCAACTCAGAAGTTACCCCCAAGCATCAGAACATTGCTGCTTCTGTGCAAGCGGTGACGGAAGAAATTATTTTTCATCTACTTAACCGCCTGAGCGATCGCGCTCAAAGTGAGAATCTCTGCTTGGCAGGTGGTGTAGCGATGAATTCCGTTGCCAATGGCAAGATTACCCAAAATACTCCCTTCAAAAATATTTATATTCCTGTGGGTGCGGCTGACAATGGTACCTCAATTGGAGCAGCTTTCTTTGTCTGGAATCATGTCCTCAAGCAACCACGTCAGTTTGTTTTGAACCATGCATATTGGGGTTCGGAGTTTTCTGATGAAGAATGCTTGCTATCATTGCAGTCTCACGATTTGCAACCGAAACATTTAGAGCGAGAAGCACTGCTACACCAAGTTGTTGATACCCTTTGTGAAGGTAAAGTAGTTGGTTGGTTTCAAGGCAGAATGGAATTTGCTGCTAGGGCTTTGGGCAACAGATCCCTGATTGCCGATCCGCGCCGTGTTGATATGCGGGATATTATCAACCTCAAAATTAAATTCCGAGAAAAGTTCCGTCCCTTTGCTCCTAGTATTCTGGAAGAAAAGGTAGGTGAATACTTTGAGATTGATGAACCAGCACCATTCATGGAAAAAGTCTTTAAAATTCGCCCAGAAAAAAGAGAGCAAATTCCTGCTGTCACCCATGTTGATGGTACTGGACGCTTACAAAGTGTCAGTCGTGAAACTAATCCTCTTTATTGGGACTTGATTAATACTTTTGCTCAACGCACTGGTATTCCCATTATTTTGAACACCTCCCTCAACGAAAATGAACCCATCGTGAGAACGCCAACAGAAGCCATTCAGTGCTTCTTGAGAACACACATGGATGCTTTAGTCTTGGGTTCTTATTATATAGAACGCAAGGATATCAAATCATCTTAG
- a CDS encoding glycosyltransferase family 39 protein, with protein MNKNNWKTLSSPYMALSLCLLVSFPLFFLRGIGVFDDSVFLKIGELILNGLVPYRDVFDNKPPGIYYLGAAIAAIGNSHWLAPRIFLFVFAAVFGVWVIRYTSKYWGSLAAYLVAWIFGLSYTIAQGYSFHTDQFCAFFGFAAIAAISGERRHVKSSWLLCGISISIALLFKQVAVIYLAAIIFAQLAASLAKKLSWQSLFSRCIMLISGFAIIPGIVVAVILWNGIWQDFYDAVFISIPVAQKSINLSDTFNLWIKVPSIWLAIACFLILIIDKKLRLLLQKNDYFSELLLLIVVGVLSVLPTLSQVSNTHYTGASLVFMAIISSIILSSYFQLNKSRLNYKKSQLLFISIITSILLTYTFGIIWGGTMMISQNRLSIDLAQMHEIRSVLNLYLSSTDKILTLSDNAARIYYMSGRIPLIKYIYYYGSGWLNSKIPSLDDSAKLLASGTAPGAIIEMPLNQEQPLNNYKKYQVIEPSNSINLVQQTRTIILIRGDLYEKKL; from the coding sequence ATGAATAAAAATAATTGGAAAACTCTTAGCTCACCTTATATGGCTTTGAGCCTGTGCTTACTTGTATCTTTCCCCTTATTTTTTTTGAGAGGGATTGGCGTATTTGATGACTCTGTATTTCTCAAAATTGGGGAATTAATTCTTAATGGATTAGTTCCATATCGAGATGTATTTGATAATAAACCTCCAGGAATCTATTATCTGGGTGCTGCGATCGCTGCCATCGGCAACAGTCATTGGCTAGCACCACGAATTTTTTTGTTTGTATTTGCTGCTGTTTTCGGCGTGTGGGTAATTAGATATACTAGCAAATACTGGGGTAGTTTAGCAGCGTATCTAGTCGCTTGGATATTTGGACTATCTTATACCATTGCCCAAGGCTATAGCTTTCATACAGACCAGTTCTGTGCTTTTTTTGGGTTTGCTGCGATCGCGGCAATCTCTGGAGAACGTCGTCACGTGAAAAGTTCATGGTTATTGTGCGGAATTTCCATTAGTATTGCCCTTCTTTTCAAACAAGTAGCTGTGATTTATTTAGCAGCAATTATCTTTGCTCAACTCGCCGCCAGTCTGGCAAAAAAATTGTCTTGGCAATCCCTATTCAGTCGCTGCATAATGCTGATATCTGGATTTGCCATCATCCCTGGAATAGTGGTTGCTGTCATTCTCTGGAACGGAATCTGGCAAGACTTTTATGATGCAGTTTTTATCAGTATACCCGTAGCACAAAAATCTATTAATCTGTCTGATACATTTAATTTATGGATCAAAGTACCATCTATCTGGTTAGCTATAGCGTGTTTTTTAATTTTAATTATAGACAAAAAGCTGCGTCTTCTTTTACAAAAAAATGATTATTTTTCTGAACTACTGTTATTAATAGTAGTTGGAGTTTTATCTGTATTGCCAACTCTCAGTCAAGTTAGTAATACACACTACACTGGCGCATCTCTCGTTTTTATGGCAATTATTAGTTCCATAATTTTAAGTAGTTATTTTCAACTCAATAAAAGCAGATTGAATTACAAAAAAAGTCAACTTTTATTCATATCTATTATCACATCTATATTACTCACCTATACTTTTGGCATCATTTGGGGTGGAACAATGATGATTAGCCAGAATCGTCTATCTATAGATCTGGCACAAATGCATGAAATTAGAAGTGTATTAAATCTTTATCTATCCTCCACAGATAAAATATTAACTCTGTCGGATAATGCCGCTAGAATTTATTACATGAGTGGACGTATACCATTAATAAAATATATTTATTATTATGGTTCTGGCTGGCTGAATAGTAAGATACCAAGTCTTGACGATTCGGCAAAGCTACTGGCGTCAGGTACAGCACCAGGAGCAATTATAGAAATGCCATTAAATCAAGAACAACCTTTAAATAATTATAAAAAATATCAAGTAATTGAACCATCCAACAGTATTAATCTGGTTCAACAAACCCGTACTATTATCTTGATTCGCGGAGATTTATATGAAAAAAAACTTTAA